The Zestosphaera sp. genome contains a region encoding:
- a CDS encoding xanthine dehydrogenase family protein subunit M, giving the protein MFRFDVYVPRDLRDALEASKIYGEELLPIGGGTDLLVLYRQGLVKFRILLDLWPLRNELSYVKLEGGSVKIGALTTINELESSELLKDKRFAGLRDACRGFASPFIKSVATVGGNVGAAHPLSDIAITLLTYDANVRLKSLEGERVIPLKSFYLDKRKTVRRSDELITEVIFKEPPSNASSAYLKLDRRIGHGMGYVAVSVYAELDDRLIREIRIAFDSMGRAFPERALRTEDSLRGKELSEDNISRAVHDVLPKEMNRISDYRASAEYRLYLSQVLLKRALLEVGRRVGG; this is encoded by the coding sequence TTGTTCAGATTTGACGTGTATGTTCCTAGAGACCTGAGAGACGCTTTAGAAGCCTCCAAGATTTACGGGGAGGAATTACTCCCTATTGGAGGAGGCACTGACTTGCTAGTTTTGTATAGACAGGGCTTAGTCAAGTTCAGAATTTTATTAGATTTGTGGCCTTTAAGGAACGAGTTATCATACGTTAAGTTAGAAGGAGGGTCAGTCAAGATAGGTGCTTTAACCACTATTAACGAGCTTGAGTCTTCAGAGTTACTTAAGGATAAGCGTTTTGCGGGATTGAGAGATGCGTGTAGGGGGTTCGCATCGCCATTCATAAAATCTGTAGCTACTGTAGGAGGCAATGTCGGTGCTGCCCACCCACTCTCTGACATAGCAATCACTCTCTTGACTTATGACGCGAATGTGAGGCTGAAAAGCCTAGAGGGTGAGAGAGTGATTCCTCTGAAGAGTTTCTACCTGGATAAGAGGAAGACTGTTAGGAGGTCTGATGAGTTAATTACTGAAGTGATCTTTAAGGAGCCTCCTAGCAACGCGTCTTCTGCGTACCTCAAGCTAGATAGGAGAATCGGGCATGGCATGGGTTACGTTGCTGTAAGTGTTTACGCTGAGTTAGATGACAGGTTAATTAGGGAGATCAGGATAGCATTTGATAGTATGGGTAGGGCTTTCCCTGAGAGAGCCTTAAGAACTGAAGATTCATTGAGGGGTAAAGAATTAAGTGAGGACAATATCAGCAGAGCTGTTCATGATGTTCTGCCGAAAGAAATGAACAGAATAAGTGATTACAGAGCTTCAGCGGAGTACAGGCTTTACCTATCTCAAGTACTACTGAAAAGAGCTTTATTAGAAGTTGGTAGAAGAGTTGGTGGTTAA
- a CDS encoding XdhC family protein has product MSLPRNITDEEFIHLAKEKLSKGLKVAAVVVVKKEGSGPRDVGSKMLVSEGGEVYGTLGGGFFERHVVEEALKALAEGKPRVVKYSFTGRPVEGAVDTGLICGGVLEVFIDVLKPTQRVIIFGTGRVGKPLGDLLSFLGFKIVVADPNPDLVSNDLYPYATVRAHIPVEQIEERLPELVLEGDIAFITHGVVEVDYKALKTLLKTNVKLVGLLGSKRKVAEFVKRLLQEGIDKEVIKKKFRAPIGADIPADTPEEIAVSIATELITLLKGGHIKSLNIVEELLNQLGDSK; this is encoded by the coding sequence GTGAGCTTACCTAGAAACATAACTGATGAGGAATTTATTCATCTTGCTAAAGAAAAGCTGAGTAAGGGTCTTAAAGTTGCAGCAGTAGTGGTAGTTAAGAAAGAAGGTTCTGGTCCTAGAGACGTAGGGTCTAAGATGTTAGTAAGCGAGGGCGGGGAAGTCTATGGAACTCTAGGTGGTGGTTTCTTTGAGAGACATGTTGTAGAGGAAGCTCTGAAAGCTCTTGCCGAGGGAAAGCCTAGAGTCGTTAAATACTCGTTCACTGGACGCCCGGTAGAAGGAGCTGTAGATACAGGGCTCATATGCGGCGGTGTTTTAGAGGTGTTTATAGACGTGTTAAAGCCTACTCAAAGAGTGATAATATTCGGTACTGGGAGGGTTGGCAAGCCGTTAGGAGACCTTCTAAGCTTCTTAGGGTTTAAGATAGTAGTTGCTGACCCTAACCCAGATTTAGTCAGTAATGACTTATACCCATATGCAACTGTAAGAGCTCACATACCTGTAGAGCAGATTGAAGAGAGACTTCCTGAGCTAGTCTTAGAAGGAGATATAGCCTTCATAACGCACGGGGTAGTTGAAGTTGATTATAAGGCTCTAAAGACTCTCCTCAAAACTAACGTTAAGCTAGTAGGACTCTTAGGGAGTAAAAGAAAAGTTGCAGAGTTCGTTAAGAGACTGTTGCAAGAAGGCATAGATAAGGAAGTAATAAAGAAAAAATTCAGAGCTCCTATAGGAGCTGACATACCTGCCGACACTCCAGAAGAAATAGCTGTGTCTATAGCTACAGAACTAATAACGTTACTCAAGGGAGGTCATATAAAATCACTAAACATAGTTGAAGAATTGCTTAATCAACTGGGAGACTCTAAGTAG
- a CDS encoding ribosome biogenesis/translation initiation ATPase RLI, translated as MVRVAVIDYDLCKPHRCRLECVRFCPINRSGGKAIEISESVGGKAFIYEVACVGCGICVKKCPYYAINVVNLPDELEKRVVHRYGPNAFKLYGLPVPQTGMVIGILGKNGSGKTTVLRILSGDLIPNLGVFDAEPSWDKVLERFRGTELYNYIKTIADNSLRRVHKIQHVDLVRKYVRGRVGEVLTKIDERGLLNEVKKMLSLESAWDNKVSNLSGGELQRFTVGAALLREAKAYFFDEPSSYLDVKERLAVANAIRELTPRSAYVMVVEHDLAVLDYVSDSVVVMYGEPGVYGLCSKLYSVGSGINHFLEGFLPAENMRIRNEKITFYFRAGPTEITESRKPYLYWPHMTKNLDNFKLVVEEGTSYVGEIIGILGPNAIGKTTFIRLLAGELKPEEGYVTTEGLKISYKPQYIRAENYPWTTVEEALNELRKEGMASTEWFETDVIRKLGLHKLGDKEIVSLSGGELQKFAVAVSLAREADLYLIDEPSAFIDVEERLTVAKAIKKVAEVRKTTIFVVDHDLLVTDYISDRVIVFEGIPGKEGHARPPADLRSGMNKFLEGVQVTFRRDPRTYRPRINKPGSYLDRQQKMSGEYYYVTPLQHTTEKTED; from the coding sequence ATGGTTAGAGTAGCCGTAATAGACTATGATCTCTGCAAGCCGCATAGGTGTCGTTTAGAGTGTGTAAGGTTCTGTCCAATTAATCGGAGCGGTGGCAAAGCCATAGAGATTTCTGAGTCTGTTGGTGGTAAGGCCTTCATCTACGAGGTCGCGTGCGTCGGTTGTGGTATATGCGTTAAGAAGTGTCCTTACTACGCCATAAACGTAGTTAATCTGCCTGACGAGCTAGAGAAGCGCGTAGTACATAGGTATGGGCCTAACGCATTCAAACTTTATGGTCTGCCAGTACCTCAGACAGGGATGGTCATAGGCATATTAGGTAAGAACGGGTCTGGAAAGACTACTGTTTTAAGAATACTCTCAGGTGACTTAATACCTAACTTAGGAGTCTTTGATGCAGAGCCTTCCTGGGATAAAGTACTTGAAAGGTTTAGAGGTACGGAACTCTATAACTACATTAAAACAATAGCTGACAACAGCTTGAGGAGAGTTCATAAAATACAGCACGTAGACCTAGTAAGGAAGTACGTGAGAGGTCGTGTGGGTGAAGTCTTAACAAAGATAGATGAGAGAGGACTACTAAATGAAGTCAAGAAGATGTTGTCTTTAGAAAGTGCTTGGGATAATAAAGTCAGTAACTTAAGTGGCGGAGAACTCCAGAGGTTTACGGTGGGTGCTGCTCTACTCAGGGAAGCGAAAGCTTACTTCTTTGATGAACCTTCTAGTTACTTAGACGTCAAGGAGAGATTAGCTGTAGCAAACGCTATCAGAGAATTAACGCCTAGATCTGCCTACGTCATGGTAGTAGAGCACGACCTGGCAGTACTAGATTACGTCTCAGATAGCGTAGTCGTAATGTATGGGGAGCCAGGTGTTTACGGGCTTTGCTCGAAGCTTTACTCGGTAGGGTCTGGAATAAACCACTTCTTAGAAGGCTTCCTTCCAGCAGAGAACATGAGAATAAGAAACGAGAAAATAACTTTCTACTTTAGAGCAGGACCTACAGAGATTACCGAGTCTAGAAAACCTTACTTGTACTGGCCTCACATGACGAAGAACCTCGACAACTTCAAGCTGGTTGTTGAGGAGGGCACCTCATATGTGGGCGAGATAATAGGTATATTAGGGCCTAATGCGATAGGCAAGACCACGTTTATAAGACTTCTTGCAGGAGAACTTAAGCCCGAAGAAGGATATGTGACCACGGAAGGACTCAAAATATCTTATAAGCCACAATACATAAGAGCTGAGAACTATCCCTGGACAACAGTTGAGGAAGCTCTAAATGAACTTAGAAAGGAGGGCATGGCATCTACGGAATGGTTCGAGACTGACGTGATCAGGAAGTTAGGTCTTCATAAATTAGGAGATAAAGAAATAGTGAGTCTCAGTGGAGGAGAATTACAGAAATTTGCTGTGGCAGTGTCTTTAGCTAGAGAAGCCGACTTATACTTAATTGACGAGCCGTCAGCATTCATAGATGTGGAAGAGAGACTAACCGTTGCTAAAGCTATAAAGAAAGTAGCGGAAGTACGTAAGACCACTATATTCGTCGTAGATCACGACCTGCTCGTCACTGACTACATCTCGGATAGAGTCATAGTCTTTGAGGGCATTCCAGGTAAGGAAGGGCACGCTAGACCGCCAGCAGACCTCAGATCAGGCATGAATAAGTTCCTAGAAGGAGTGCAAGTAACTTTCAGGAGAGACCCGAGAACGTATAGGCCTAGAATAAATAAGCCAGGTTCTTACTTAGACAGACAGCAGAAGATGTCAGGAGAATACTACTATGTCACCCCTCTGCAGCACACGACCGAAAAGACTGAAGATTGA
- a CDS encoding nucleotidyltransferase family protein: MFASAVILAAGKSTRFPTNKLLYEVLVEGVKAPLVRHTTSKFVESGIFKEVIVVVGFQSELVRKSLTGLNVKFVVNENYESGMSSSVVKGVKAVSKEADVVAIHPGDVPYVRVSTLKALTEYAGELLKESDAFIVVPRLASSMRGGHPLIIGKGLLKGVYQISEEELGLKGFLRRHSDRIHYYDTDDIGILRDIDTLDDVKNYLSS, encoded by the coding sequence ATGTTTGCTTCAGCAGTTATACTCGCGGCAGGTAAGTCAACGAGATTTCCTACTAATAAGTTATTATATGAAGTCTTAGTAGAAGGCGTTAAAGCGCCTCTAGTAAGACACACTACGAGCAAATTTGTTGAGTCAGGAATTTTTAAAGAGGTTATAGTAGTTGTAGGCTTTCAAAGCGAGTTAGTCAGGAAGTCTCTCACAGGATTAAACGTCAAGTTCGTTGTTAACGAGAATTACGAGTCGGGAATGAGTTCATCTGTAGTGAAGGGGGTTAAAGCCGTCAGCAAAGAAGCTGACGTAGTAGCAATACATCCTGGCGACGTACCCTACGTTAGAGTCTCGACTCTGAAGGCCTTGACTGAGTACGCGGGTGAATTACTTAAGGAGAGCGATGCCTTCATCGTAGTTCCTAGACTAGCTAGTAGCATGAGAGGAGGTCACCCACTCATAATCGGGAAAGGATTGCTGAAGGGGGTCTACCAAATAAGTGAAGAAGAGTTAGGGCTTAAGGGATTCTTAAGAAGACACTCCGATAGAATACATTATTATGATACGGACGACATAGGCATACTAAGAGATATAGATACGTTAGATGATGTGAAAAACTATTTAAGTAGTTAG
- a CDS encoding xanthine dehydrogenase family protein molybdopterin-binding subunit, translated as MSSVPEYYKIIEEVFEKYKDKEFLFVGRHSQRWDSVEKIKGRALFTADFAKLYSNLVYVHSVRTKYAHALIKSIDVSEASKYPGVLKVITAKDIPGINDVGYVIPDQPLIAERKVRYVGDIIALVVAENPLVAREASELIEVEYEPLPVITNPLDVVDLMTLREKPHTLIHDERGSDVLVHFKIRRGDVERAMREADVRVEGVYKTPFQEHAYMEPEASIAIPEPEGSVTVIASTQCPFDVRKAVAKVLGLTLNKVRIVVPAVGGGFGGKEDVANEVAAKAALAAVLTGRPALVVHTREESIIGHSKRHPAIAWYRHAAKRDGTLLAVEANIVMDGGAYASLGPFVPWRATVHATGPYKVQSARVDVVRVYTNNVYSGAFRGFGNPQVIFAVERQMDLLAEELGMDPVELRLKNILRVGDETVHGQKLTEEHGVGLEEAVIKAVEASRWFELRRRYSEITGPIRRGIGIALFYHGNSIGVEGADYSSVTLIINRDGSITIRTGLTEFGQGSTWGLALIAAEILGVPPSYFKIENPDTSATPDAGPTVASRATVMGGAATVVAAYKLRKRLNEVASHILGCDPDDVVIRAPDVYCSSDPSRRTKWADVVEQSFWLGVPLQEFGYYRAPRALWDEETGQGAPYITYTFGAIIADVEVDIETGLVRVNKIYTAYDIGKVINKMGAELNAEGGAIQALGYALMEELIHDKEGRVSNPNLSTYYIPTIKDVPEIIPIWVEAKYKKGPLGAKGFGEPSFNAVAAAIANAVAHAIKANVTELPVTPERVYTILKSKQKI; from the coding sequence ATGAGTTCGGTTCCTGAATATTACAAGATAATTGAGGAAGTATTTGAGAAGTATAAAGATAAAGAGTTCCTGTTCGTAGGACGTCACTCGCAGCGCTGGGATTCCGTAGAGAAAATTAAGGGGAGAGCACTCTTCACAGCAGATTTCGCCAAACTCTACAGTAACTTAGTCTACGTACATAGCGTCAGGACTAAGTATGCTCACGCCCTCATAAAATCTATAGACGTTAGTGAAGCGTCTAAGTACCCCGGTGTTTTGAAGGTCATTACAGCTAAGGATATACCGGGTATTAACGACGTGGGGTATGTAATACCTGACCAGCCTCTAATAGCTGAGAGGAAAGTCAGGTACGTAGGCGACATAATAGCTTTAGTCGTTGCTGAGAATCCCTTAGTGGCTAGGGAGGCGAGCGAGTTAATCGAGGTTGAGTACGAACCTCTTCCAGTAATAACTAATCCTCTAGACGTAGTAGATCTCATGACTTTGAGAGAGAAGCCTCACACACTAATACATGACGAGAGAGGTAGTGACGTGTTAGTGCATTTCAAGATTAGGAGGGGCGATGTAGAGAGAGCTATGAGAGAAGCTGATGTAAGAGTTGAGGGCGTTTATAAGACGCCTTTCCAGGAACACGCTTATATGGAGCCTGAAGCCTCAATAGCTATTCCGGAACCTGAGGGTAGCGTTACGGTAATAGCTTCTACTCAATGTCCCTTCGATGTTAGGAAGGCTGTCGCCAAGGTTTTAGGTCTTACGTTGAATAAGGTCAGGATAGTAGTGCCGGCTGTCGGAGGAGGTTTTGGAGGTAAGGAGGACGTAGCTAATGAGGTAGCTGCTAAGGCGGCTTTGGCCGCAGTATTAACAGGTAGACCTGCTCTCGTCGTACATACTAGAGAAGAGTCTATCATAGGACATAGTAAGAGACACCCTGCTATAGCTTGGTACAGGCATGCAGCAAAGAGAGACGGGACTCTATTAGCTGTTGAAGCTAATATCGTCATGGATGGAGGTGCTTACGCGTCTCTAGGTCCCTTCGTGCCTTGGAGAGCAACTGTTCATGCTACAGGCCCCTATAAGGTTCAGTCAGCTAGAGTAGATGTTGTTAGGGTTTACACGAATAACGTGTACTCAGGTGCTTTCAGAGGGTTCGGCAACCCACAAGTAATATTCGCGGTTGAGAGGCAGATGGACCTGCTTGCTGAGGAGTTGGGGATGGATCCAGTCGAGTTAAGACTTAAAAACATACTCAGAGTAGGTGACGAGACTGTTCACGGACAGAAACTTACTGAGGAACATGGTGTGGGATTAGAAGAAGCTGTTATTAAGGCTGTAGAAGCTTCTAGATGGTTTGAACTGCGGAGAAGATACAGCGAGATCACAGGACCTATCAGGAGGGGTATAGGGATTGCGTTATTCTATCACGGTAATTCTATAGGTGTTGAGGGAGCTGACTACTCTTCAGTGACTTTAATAATAAATAGGGACGGGTCAATCACTATTAGGACGGGACTGACAGAGTTTGGGCAGGGCTCTACGTGGGGTCTAGCTTTAATAGCAGCGGAAATTCTGGGAGTACCGCCCAGTTACTTCAAGATAGAGAATCCAGACACTTCAGCTACTCCCGACGCCGGCCCTACAGTAGCGTCGCGAGCGACTGTCATGGGAGGTGCCGCAACCGTGGTTGCGGCTTACAAGTTAAGGAAGAGACTTAATGAAGTAGCCTCTCACATACTGGGTTGTGATCCTGATGACGTGGTTATAAGAGCTCCGGACGTCTACTGTTCGTCTGACCCGAGTAGAAGGACTAAGTGGGCAGACGTTGTTGAGCAGAGTTTCTGGTTGGGAGTGCCTCTCCAGGAATTCGGCTACTACAGAGCTCCTAGAGCTTTATGGGATGAAGAGACTGGCCAGGGAGCTCCCTACATAACATACACTTTCGGAGCTATAATTGCTGACGTAGAAGTAGATATTGAGACTGGTCTGGTAAGAGTAAACAAGATCTATACAGCATACGACATAGGTAAGGTGATAAACAAGATGGGAGCAGAACTCAACGCCGAGGGAGGAGCTATCCAAGCTTTAGGTTACGCGTTAATGGAGGAGTTAATCCATGATAAAGAAGGCAGAGTAAGCAATCCCAACTTATCTACATACTACATACCGACGATAAAAGACGTGCCAGAAATAATACCTATATGGGTCGAAGCAAAATACAAGAAAGGACCATTAGGAGCTAAAGGCTTCGGAGAACCCTCATTTAACGCAGTAGCAGCCGCGATAGCGAATGCAGTAGCACACGCAATAAAAGCAAACGTAACAGAACTGCCAGTCACGCCTGAAAGAGTCTACACAATACTTAAAAGCAAGCAAAAAATATAA
- a CDS encoding cation diffusion facilitator family transporter: MNSAVKRKVAGLTEGLVSVFINVVLFALKYYFGLIHNSIAVVADAVHTLSDAGTSVVVIIGFWIAYRPPDEEHPFGHGRAEQIGAVVIGTLLGVAGFEFLMSSYGKLVSREALTFSWVLVGVLLFSSVVKELLARWALRLGKSYESRSIVGDAWHHRSDAIATTLLALGVLIGANYWWVDGFLGVLVSLIIIYTSIKIVLEASRDLLGSRPTRREKDLLNNLVREVSPLIEDVHHIHVHKYGDHVEVSLHIRLPKTIKLEEAHEIATKLEDKIKNTLGWEATVHPEPEDEKESE; the protein is encoded by the coding sequence ATGAATTCAGCTGTTAAGCGTAAAGTTGCTGGCCTTACAGAGGGGTTAGTTTCAGTCTTCATCAATGTCGTTCTCTTTGCTCTTAAGTATTATTTTGGTTTGATTCATAATTCGATAGCTGTCGTGGCTGATGCTGTGCATACCTTGTCTGACGCGGGAACTTCAGTAGTAGTGATCATTGGTTTTTGGATTGCATACAGACCTCCTGATGAAGAGCATCCTTTTGGTCATGGTAGGGCTGAACAAATAGGTGCAGTAGTTATAGGAACTCTATTAGGCGTCGCTGGCTTCGAGTTTCTTATGAGTAGTTATGGAAAGCTAGTTTCTAGGGAGGCGCTGACTTTTAGTTGGGTTTTAGTAGGTGTCTTGCTGTTCTCATCTGTGGTTAAAGAATTACTTGCTAGATGGGCTTTAAGACTTGGTAAAAGTTATGAGTCGAGATCTATAGTTGGTGACGCATGGCATCACAGGAGTGACGCAATAGCTACAACTCTACTAGCCTTAGGAGTGTTGATAGGTGCTAACTACTGGTGGGTTGATGGGTTTTTAGGTGTGCTAGTATCACTCATAATAATATACACTTCCATAAAGATAGTTCTTGAAGCATCTAGAGATTTACTCGGTTCTAGACCAACCAGGCGCGAGAAAGACTTACTAAATAATCTAGTTCGTGAAGTATCACCTCTCATAGAAGACGTGCATCACATACACGTCCATAAGTACGGAGACCACGTTGAAGTATCACTACACATAAGACTCCCTAAAACAATAAAGCTTGAAGAAGCTCATGAAATAGCTACAAAATTAGAAGACAAGATCAAGAACACACTAGGGTGGGAAGCTACCGTACATCCCGAACCAGAAGACGAGAAAGAATCAGAGTGA
- a CDS encoding DNA-directed RNA polymerase subunit M, giving the protein MKFCPKCGTMLIPVREEDKTYLVCSRCGYKEPLKEGSKYKLESKTSNESKVKTTSVVSSEGEKLRKSEELEQEKENYYEIFLELMSEEEGGSQ; this is encoded by the coding sequence ATGAAGTTCTGTCCTAAGTGTGGAACTATGTTGATTCCTGTGAGAGAGGAAGACAAGACATATCTAGTGTGCTCTAGATGTGGTTATAAAGAGCCGCTAAAAGAAGGTTCTAAGTATAAGTTAGAAAGCAAGACTAGCAACGAGAGCAAAGTGAAGACTACGTCTGTTGTTAGTTCTGAAGGGGAAAAACTGAGAAAGTCTGAGGAGTTAGAGCAAGAGAAAGAAAACTACTACGAGATTTTCTTAGAGTTGATGAGTGAAGAAGAGGGAGGAAGCCAATAA
- a CDS encoding LSM domain-containing protein, translated as MEVSRLESPLRVLRSSINKNVLVKVKEGSSYTGQLIFADNTMNLVMINAEEVSDEDLKPIARYGTILIRGSQILYVVVDYEK; from the coding sequence ATGGAGGTATCGAGGCTGGAAAGCCCTTTAAGAGTGTTGAGGTCTTCCATAAATAAGAACGTGCTGGTTAAGGTGAAGGAAGGCAGTTCCTACACAGGTCAGTTAATCTTTGCAGACAATACGATGAATCTAGTAATGATAAATGCTGAGGAAGTCTCTGACGAAGACTTAAAGCCTATAGCTAGATACGGGACTATCTTAATAAGAGGTAGTCAAATACTCTACGTAGTTGTTGATTACGAGAAATAA
- a CDS encoding (2Fe-2S)-binding protein produces the protein MVKVSTPRTSWDTYRDIEVSFKVNGREVKVRVKPYERLIDVLRNKLGLLSVKEGCGRGECGACVVIMNGKLIPTCLTLAVRAEGSEILTLEGIAPEGKLHAIQKALLDTYSMQCGFCFPGVIMASKYLLDKNPDPTEDEIRDALDGNLCRCGSYLRFIKAVKLASRYIREGKIFFDESEVLR, from the coding sequence GTGGTTAAGGTGAGTACCCCCCGCACTTCTTGGGACACTTATAGAGACATAGAAGTGTCGTTTAAGGTAAATGGGAGAGAGGTCAAGGTGAGGGTCAAGCCTTACGAGAGATTGATTGACGTACTCCGAAACAAGCTCGGCTTGCTGAGTGTTAAGGAGGGGTGTGGTAGGGGCGAGTGCGGTGCGTGTGTTGTCATAATGAATGGGAAGTTGATTCCCACATGCCTCACGCTAGCTGTTAGAGCTGAGGGTTCTGAGATACTAACTCTTGAGGGCATAGCTCCTGAAGGCAAGTTACACGCTATTCAGAAAGCATTGCTAGACACTTACTCGATGCAGTGTGGTTTCTGCTTCCCTGGAGTAATAATGGCTTCTAAATATTTGCTTGACAAGAATCCTGACCCAACAGAGGATGAAATAAGAGACGCTCTAGACGGCAACCTGTGTAGGTGTGGTTCCTACCTGAGGTTCATTAAGGCCGTCAAGCTTGCTTCAAGATACATCAGAGAAGGTAAGATATTCTTTGATGAGTCTGAGGTTTTGAGGTGA
- a CDS encoding DNA-binding protein, whose translation MNSVAVKKLNVGNKAMETYMLLFNNYVNQGIKKVVLYGRGDNIVRAVDLYNLISKRLEGLVKLSKVNIGTVEYGGRRFSYIELELEILR comes from the coding sequence ATGAACTCAGTAGCTGTTAAGAAATTAAATGTGGGTAATAAAGCTATGGAGACCTACATGCTACTATTTAATAATTATGTTAACCAGGGTATCAAGAAGGTAGTGCTCTACGGTAGGGGTGATAACATAGTTAGAGCAGTAGATCTCTATAACCTCATTAGTAAGAGACTAGAGGGTTTAGTAAAGCTCTCTAAAGTCAATATAGGTACTGTAGAGTATGGTGGAAGAAGGTTTTCCTACATAGAACTAGAGCTAGAGATTCTTCGTTAG